From Prochlorococcus marinus XMU1419, a single genomic window includes:
- a CDS encoding glutathione S-transferase: MTTDILYSFRRCPYAIRVRWALLICELKVEIREIDLKNKPLDFLNKSKTKTVPILIKKNNEVIEESLEIILWALSESSKQNLKLRYLPDDKKEDIFEIINENDNEFKYHLDRFKYAARYKDSNEEFHFRKAIIFINRWNELLAENKYFFGDNPTIADWSIWPFVRQFKIACESQKRTNYLKHSIKNWLDSFENNIKFKPLMYKYELWASNSGKNYFPSN; the protein is encoded by the coding sequence ATGACAACCGATATTTTATATTCATTTCGAAGATGTCCATACGCAATTCGTGTTAGATGGGCCCTATTGATTTGTGAATTAAAAGTAGAAATAAGAGAAATTGATTTAAAAAATAAACCTCTAGATTTTTTAAATAAATCAAAGACAAAAACAGTTCCAATACTCATAAAAAAAAATAATGAGGTTATTGAAGAAAGTCTCGAAATCATCCTATGGGCACTCTCAGAGTCAAGTAAGCAAAACCTTAAATTAAGGTATTTACCTGATGATAAGAAGGAAGATATTTTTGAAATAATTAATGAAAACGATAACGAATTCAAATATCATTTAGATCGATTCAAATATGCCGCAAGATATAAGGATAGTAATGAAGAATTTCATTTCAGGAAGGCTATTATTTTTATTAATAGATGGAACGAACTTCTTGCAGAAAACAAATACTTTTTTGGAGATAACCCTACAATCGCTGATTGGTCTATTTGGCCTTTTGTAAGACAATTTAAAATTGCTTGTGAAAGTCAAAAAAGAACAAATTATTTAAAACACTCTATAAAAAACTGGTTAGATTCCTTTGAAAATAATATAAAATTTAAACCTCTAATGTATAAATATGAATTATGGGCATCAAATTCTGGGAAAAATTATTTTCCCTCTAATTAA
- a CDS encoding sodium:solute symporter, giving the protein MFLKSLNIFYPPNKDIFSNSLLISFLGLLIIFFLLIFGRKFKLAVQLERFGLPIAVISGIIGISIGPFGVIHFLSKETIDVWSNFPTPLLSLVFATLMMGRPIPNINGLVKPIFNQFLLALSLGFGQFFVGGLIVKYFLPPSMDANPLMGCLIEVGFEGGHGAASIIGESFNKLGFQNGLDLGLAMATMGLLSSSILGSIFIFLGRTFGLSDNEEILEEKENLKGKKIEILADLRIFIINLGFSGLAISFGVLLLKYLRYISSSFGDFSKEIIFSLPVFPFILIGSLLIRYILEKTKNTEFISNILQREIGILSTDLLIFTAMASLDIAVVFDNWVLILVFTIFGLFWNLICIAYFAYFIFDDYWFEKSLIEFGNSTGVVASGLLLLRLADPKNISKTLPIFTSKQLFAQLILSGGLFTVLAPLMISKIGLDYWTEICALITFAILFIALIFNKVEMKNFQ; this is encoded by the coding sequence ATGTTTTTGAAATCATTGAATATTTTTTATCCACCGAATAAAGATATTTTTTCAAATTCTCTATTAATAAGTTTTTTGGGATTATTAATTATATTTTTTTTATTGATTTTTGGGAGGAAATTTAAACTAGCTGTTCAACTCGAGAGATTTGGATTACCGATAGCAGTTATATCTGGAATTATAGGTATATCTATCGGTCCATTTGGAGTAATACATTTTTTATCAAAAGAAACGATCGATGTTTGGAGTAATTTTCCCACTCCTCTTTTATCGTTAGTCTTCGCAACTTTAATGATGGGAAGACCTATACCAAATATAAATGGTTTAGTTAAACCAATTTTTAATCAATTTCTGCTTGCTCTTTCCCTGGGTTTCGGACAATTTTTCGTTGGCGGTCTAATTGTTAAATATTTTTTGCCTCCATCTATGGATGCAAATCCTTTAATGGGATGTTTAATAGAGGTAGGTTTTGAGGGTGGTCACGGAGCTGCATCAATAATCGGTGAAAGTTTTAATAAACTCGGTTTCCAAAATGGTTTAGATCTTGGTTTAGCTATGGCAACAATGGGTCTTTTATCATCTTCAATATTGGGCAGCATATTTATTTTTCTTGGGAGAACTTTTGGGCTATCAGATAATGAGGAAATCCTTGAAGAAAAAGAAAATCTAAAGGGAAAAAAGATAGAAATTCTTGCGGATTTGCGAATTTTTATAATAAATCTTGGATTCTCTGGCTTGGCAATTTCTTTTGGTGTTTTACTACTTAAATATTTAAGGTATATTTCAAGTTCTTTTGGTGATTTTTCGAAGGAAATTATTTTTTCACTTCCAGTATTCCCTTTTATCCTTATAGGTTCGCTCCTTATTAGATATATTTTAGAGAAAACCAAAAATACAGAATTTATTTCAAATATTCTGCAAAGGGAGATTGGTATTTTATCCACAGACTTATTGATTTTTACAGCTATGGCGAGTTTAGATATTGCAGTTGTTTTTGATAATTGGGTACTTATTTTAGTGTTTACTATTTTTGGTTTATTTTGGAATTTAATCTGCATTGCTTATTTCGCATACTTTATTTTTGATGATTATTGGTTTGAAAAAAGTTTAATAGAGTTTGGTAATTCTACTGGTGTAGTAGCTTCTGGGTTGCTTCTTTTAAGGCTTGCGGATCCTAAAAATATTTCTAAGACCTTACCTATTTTTACTTCAAAACAGCTATTCGCTCAGTTAATTCTTTCTGGGGGATTATTCACAGTTCTTGCACCATTAATGATTTCTAAAATTGGGTTGGACTATTGGACTGAAATTTGTGCTCTAATTACGTTCGCAATTCTCTTTATTGCATTGATTTTTAATAAAGTAGAGATGAAAAATTTTCAATAA
- a CDS encoding SDR family NAD(P)-dependent oxidoreductase, giving the protein MIQNKNTLITGGNSGIGLFACINLLKTKNNLYVVIKSELRKNEFLKTIEKYFDKNYLSKYLNIIENCDLSNLENIKKIKDYFISKKIFLDVVVLNAGLQYTGSFYPKVSKQGVELTFAVNHLAHFYLVNTLKDLVRDKEESRIIITSSDVHDPNSSGGNIGKRAGLNNLVDFRKKVTGQFLNFNADESYKNSKLCNILFAKELAKKLKLSSSKISVITWAPGLVIPNDDSGFFRYSKRFNFFGYLIFSKVAKNILGISESIENAGKILSEIVFDSDFNNIGFVYLSNKVISFKKHKLVESKVSDEANNSELASKLWILSEDICRSLGFVTFNI; this is encoded by the coding sequence ATGATTCAAAATAAAAATACTTTAATTACTGGAGGTAATTCAGGCATAGGGCTTTTTGCCTGCATTAATTTACTAAAGACGAAAAATAATTTATACGTTGTAATCAAATCTGAATTAAGAAAAAATGAATTTCTCAAAACAATTGAGAAATATTTTGATAAAAATTACCTAAGTAAATATTTAAATATTATTGAAAATTGTGATCTTTCAAATCTAGAGAATATTAAAAAAATTAAGGATTACTTTATTAGCAAAAAGATTTTCTTAGATGTTGTTGTTTTAAATGCAGGACTGCAATATACGGGTTCTTTTTACCCTAAAGTATCAAAACAAGGGGTAGAGCTAACTTTTGCAGTTAATCATCTTGCACATTTTTACTTAGTGAATACCTTAAAAGATTTAGTTAGAGATAAAGAAGAATCTAGAATCATTATTACATCATCAGATGTACATGATCCCAATAGCTCAGGTGGAAATATAGGAAAGAGAGCAGGGCTTAATAATTTAGTTGATTTTAGAAAAAAAGTAACTGGTCAATTTTTAAATTTTAATGCTGATGAATCTTATAAAAATAGTAAGTTATGTAATATATTGTTTGCTAAAGAACTTGCAAAAAAATTAAAATTATCATCTAGTAAAATTTCTGTAATTACTTGGGCTCCGGGTCTCGTAATACCAAATGATGATTCAGGTTTTTTTAGATATAGTAAACGATTTAATTTCTTTGGATATTTGATTTTTTCTAAAGTTGCAAAAAATATTTTAGGAATTTCTGAAAGTATAGAAAACGCTGGTAAGATACTTTCTGAAATTGTTTTTGATTCAGATTTTAATAATATTGGTTTTGTTTATTTAAGTAATAAAGTTATATCTTTCAAAAAACATAAATTAGTTGAAAGTAAGGTTAGTGATGAGGCAAATAATTCTGAGTTGGCTTCAAAACTGTGGATTTTAAGTGAAGATATTTGCAGATCATTAGGATTTGTTACTTTCAATATTTAA
- a CDS encoding chlorophyll a/b binding light-harvesting protein: protein MQTYGNPDTTYGWWAGNSGVANRSGKFIAAHVAHAGLIVFWAGAFTLFELSRFDPSVPMGHQPLIVLPHLATLGIGFDANGVAMGDTKPVLAIAIVHLVSSMVLAAGGLLHSLLLPGNLEDSDIARARKFNIEWDNPDKLTFILGHHLLFLGFAVIAFVEWARVHGIYDPAIGAVRQVEYELNLAKIWNHQTDFLTIDSLEEVMGGHAFLAFVEITGGAWHIATKQVGEFTKFKGKGLLSAEAVLSWSLAGIGWMAIIAAFWSAANTTVYPVEYFGEPLELKFSISPYWIDTVDLPDGEFTSRAWLANVHYYFGFFFIQGHLWHALRALGFDFKRVTNAISNIDSATITLKD, encoded by the coding sequence ATGCAAACCTACGGTAATCCAGATACCACTTACGGGTGGTGGGCTGGAAATTCAGGTGTAGCTAATCGCTCAGGAAAATTTATCGCTGCTCATGTAGCTCATGCAGGATTAATTGTTTTCTGGGCTGGTGCTTTCACCCTTTTTGAACTTTCACGATTTGATCCTAGTGTCCCTATGGGTCATCAACCTTTAATTGTTCTTCCACACTTAGCAACTCTAGGGATAGGGTTTGACGCTAATGGCGTTGCGATGGGAGATACTAAACCTGTACTTGCAATAGCAATCGTACACTTAGTTTCTTCTATGGTTTTAGCTGCTGGTGGACTTTTACACTCTTTACTTCTTCCAGGAAATTTAGAAGATTCAGATATTGCTAGAGCAAGAAAATTCAATATTGAATGGGATAATCCTGACAAATTGACATTTATTCTTGGACATCATCTCCTCTTCTTAGGATTTGCAGTTATTGCTTTCGTTGAATGGGCCAGAGTCCATGGGATTTATGATCCAGCTATTGGTGCTGTAAGACAAGTTGAATACGAATTAAACTTAGCAAAAATTTGGAATCATCAAACAGACTTTTTGACTATCGATAGTCTGGAAGAGGTTATGGGTGGTCATGCGTTCTTAGCTTTCGTCGAGATTACAGGTGGTGCATGGCATATTGCTACTAAGCAGGTAGGAGAATTTACTAAATTCAAAGGGAAAGGTCTCCTTTCAGCCGAAGCTGTTCTATCTTGGTCATTAGCAGGTATAGGCTGGATGGCTATTATTGCAGCTTTCTGGAGTGCAGCAAATACAACTGTTTATCCTGTTGAATATTTTGGTGAACCACTAGAGTTGAAGTTTAGTATTTCTCCATATTGGATTGATACTGTTGATCTTCCTGATGGTGAGTTTACATCAAGGGCATGGTTAGCAAATGTTCATTACTACTTTGGTTTCTTCTTTATTCAAGGTCACCTTTGGCATGCTCTAAGAGCATTAGGCTTTGATTTCAAGAGAGTTACTAATGCTATTAGTAACATTGATAGTGCTACAATTACTTTAAAAGATTAA
- a CDS encoding GIY-YIG nuclease family protein, with amino-acid sequence MSGYVYLIRVGDLYRIGKTEDLEKKIKKLKPDELLTSIMTKEPETLEARLLRKYKSQRIPETGYLKLSKRQIRECKKQFELKGSLPHTLDAEVSITLFASFLLFSLSSFIFNFLNFGFVKSISYSFGMASLPMVILFITGSFGGYFSEDLALFSLLTNRIKGLFIAIAMLSMAYLIFNLG; translated from the coding sequence ATGTCGGGATATGTTTACCTCATTAGAGTAGGAGACCTTTATAGAATTGGGAAAACTGAGGATCTTGAAAAGAAAATTAAGAAATTAAAACCAGACGAATTATTAACATCAATTATGACAAAGGAGCCAGAAACTCTTGAAGCAAGGTTACTAAGAAAATATAAATCTCAAAGAATTCCTGAAACTGGTTACTTAAAGCTTTCTAAAAGACAAATTAGAGAATGCAAAAAGCAATTTGAATTAAAGGGAAGTTTGCCTCACACTTTAGATGCTGAAGTTTCCATAACTTTATTTGCATCTTTTTTATTGTTTTCATTAAGTTCCTTTATTTTTAATTTTTTAAATTTTGGATTTGTAAAATCTATATCTTATTCTTTCGGAATGGCATCTCTACCAATGGTTATATTATTTATTACAGGTAGTTTTGGCGGATATTTTTCTGAAGATTTAGCTCTCTTTTCATTGTTAACTAATCGAATAAAAGGTTTATTTATTGCAATTGCAATGCTTTCAATGGCTTACTTGATTTTCAATTTAGGTTAA
- a CDS encoding SDR family NAD(P)-dependent oxidoreductase: MRTILISGASRGIGLNIAHKELKEGNRISVGIRDIESLKGSAIDPNKWPEGKIIINHYDALKKITAENWIKNTLDEFGGFDSVINCSGVLSKVPFLYKDGDEEDILNTLNINFLAIWNLCRLSWDHLCTSGRGRIIVLVSMSGKRSKGDLAAYSSSKFALMGLCQTMKNKGWDKNIRVSAICPSWVNTKMAQNISSLDKSRMTQPEDIAEICSTILKLPTQSVPFEIALNCNYEI, from the coding sequence ATGAGAACCATACTAATAAGTGGAGCAAGTAGAGGTATTGGACTAAATATTGCACACAAAGAATTAAAAGAAGGCAATAGAATTAGTGTTGGCATAAGAGATATAGAATCATTAAAAGGAAGCGCTATTGATCCAAATAAATGGCCAGAAGGGAAAATTATAATCAACCACTATGATGCATTAAAAAAAATTACAGCCGAAAATTGGATAAAGAATACTTTAGATGAATTTGGAGGATTTGATTCAGTAATAAATTGTTCTGGAGTATTATCAAAAGTTCCTTTCTTATATAAGGACGGTGATGAAGAAGATATTTTAAATACATTAAATATCAACTTTTTGGCAATTTGGAATTTGTGTAGACTTTCTTGGGATCATTTATGTACCTCAGGCAGAGGAAGAATTATTGTTTTAGTTTCAATGAGTGGGAAAAGATCTAAAGGAGATTTAGCCGCTTATTCTTCTTCAAAGTTTGCTTTGATGGGATTATGCCAAACGATGAAAAATAAAGGTTGGGATAAAAATATAAGGGTTTCAGCAATTTGCCCAAGCTGGGTTAATACAAAAATGGCCCAAAATATCTCTTCCTTAGACAAATCAAGGATGACACAACCTGAAGATATTGCTGAAATATGCTCAACTATTCTGAAGTTACCTACCCAATCAGTTCCATTTGAAATTGCCTTAAATTGTAATTATGAAATTTAA
- a CDS encoding hydrolase: MKDHEKYSENFSQKVNALLIIDVQEKIIRPIFNKDSIIKNINKLINAYQILDENIFVSEQNPLKLGTTISELLPKERFIKIEKMEFSLANIQEFLKELKNKKITNLIVCGIETHICIQQTVIDFLKKGFEVILISDAMSSRNKVDHEIALQRMIQMGAVITTTESIIFELCKTADRKEFKEVRNIIMS, from the coding sequence ATGAAGGATCATGAAAAATATTCTGAGAATTTTTCACAGAAAGTAAATGCTTTACTAATCATTGATGTTCAAGAAAAAATTATAAGGCCAATTTTTAATAAGGATTCAATAATCAAAAACATCAACAAGCTAATAAATGCCTACCAAATTTTAGATGAAAACATATTTGTATCTGAACAAAATCCCCTCAAATTGGGTACAACGATCTCTGAATTATTGCCCAAAGAAAGATTTATAAAAATTGAAAAGATGGAATTTAGCTTAGCTAACATACAAGAATTTTTAAAAGAACTTAAAAATAAGAAAATTACAAATTTAATAGTTTGTGGTATCGAAACGCATATTTGTATTCAACAAACTGTCATAGATTTTTTAAAAAAAGGATTTGAAGTTATTCTCATATCAGACGCTATGAGTAGTAGAAATAAGGTGGATCATGAAATAGCATTACAGAGAATGATTCAGATGGGGGCAGTAATAACAACTACTGAATCAATAATTTTTGAATTATGCAAAACTGCTGATAGAAAAGAATTTAAAGAAGTTAGAAATATAATAATGAGTTAA
- a CDS encoding Fur family transcriptional regulator: MSFSSQYNVMTSPLGDGLHKDGRRLTPQRLKVLNLFENIGSGKHLSAEEVHEELVKSSSKVSLATIYRTLRLLVQMGLLHELELSEGGHRYELLSNETPDHHHLICIRCGRTEEFENDEVLEAGKVAAKVNGFKLIESSLNVRAICPNCI; the protein is encoded by the coding sequence TTGTCATTTTCCTCTCAATACAATGTCATGACATCTCCTTTAGGAGATGGTTTACATAAAGATGGGAGGAGGTTAACTCCTCAAAGACTTAAGGTTCTTAATTTATTTGAAAATATTGGTTCTGGGAAGCATCTTAGTGCTGAAGAGGTTCATGAGGAGTTAGTTAAATCAAGTTCCAAGGTTTCACTTGCAACTATTTATAGAACCTTAAGACTTTTAGTTCAAATGGGTTTGCTTCATGAATTAGAACTTAGTGAGGGGGGACATAGATATGAATTGCTTAGTAATGAAACTCCAGATCATCATCATTTGATTTGTATTAGGTGTGGAAGAACAGAAGAATTCGAAAATGATGAAGTTTTAGAAGCGGGCAAAGTTGCAGCAAAAGTTAATGGTTTCAAACTAATTGAATCCTCGTTAAATGTAAGAGCGATTTGTCCTAATTGTATTTAG
- the crtL gene encoding lycopene beta cyclase: MLKEKIPDVLVLGAGPAGMAIASALGKEKLNVEVLSPNGPDEPWPNTYGIWGEEVDQLGLQDLLEYRWKNTVSFFGHGALEEQDDENKATEHSLDYGLFDKKKLHNYWFNECNKSLIKWHQGYANKIHFEKNKSTVTTKDGKIYSARLVVDATGYDPVFLKLKSCGPLAVQTCYGIVGNFSKPPLKKGQFVLMDYRNDHLNDEQKKEPPTFLYAMDMGDGKYFLEETSLGLVNPLTMENLKERLEKRLSYRNISITSMQHEELGLFLPMNMPIPDFKQQILGYGGAASMVHPASGYLIGNVLRRAPLVAKAVSEAIKNKNLSTYHIARKGWETLWSKELIRKKSLYQFGLEKLMRFDEQLLREFFGSFFQLPKNQWYGFLTDTLSLKEIVYAMCVMFIKAPWSVKRGLMIMHGREFKMLLRIIFPNM, from the coding sequence ATGTTAAAAGAAAAAATACCAGATGTTCTTGTTCTGGGCGCAGGGCCTGCAGGTATGGCAATAGCCTCAGCTTTAGGGAAAGAAAAACTAAATGTTGAAGTGCTTTCTCCAAATGGACCAGATGAACCCTGGCCAAACACATATGGAATTTGGGGGGAAGAAGTTGATCAACTAGGGCTTCAGGATTTACTTGAATATAGATGGAAGAATACTGTAAGTTTTTTTGGGCATGGTGCTTTAGAAGAACAGGACGACGAGAATAAAGCCACGGAACATTCACTAGATTATGGACTATTTGATAAAAAGAAACTCCATAATTATTGGTTTAATGAATGCAATAAGTCTCTTATTAAGTGGCATCAAGGCTATGCGAACAAAATACATTTTGAAAAAAACAAAAGTACTGTAACTACAAAAGATGGAAAAATTTACTCTGCAAGATTAGTAGTAGATGCAACAGGATATGATCCTGTTTTTCTTAAATTAAAATCGTGTGGTCCCTTAGCAGTCCAAACTTGTTATGGGATAGTGGGTAATTTTAGTAAACCTCCACTTAAGAAAGGGCAGTTTGTATTAATGGACTATAGAAATGACCATCTTAACGATGAGCAAAAAAAAGAACCGCCCACTTTTCTTTATGCCATGGATATGGGGGATGGGAAATATTTTCTTGAAGAGACATCTCTTGGTTTAGTAAATCCTCTAACAATGGAAAATTTAAAAGAGAGACTAGAGAAGAGGCTTTCTTATCGAAATATATCAATCACAAGCATGCAACATGAAGAGCTTGGCTTATTTCTCCCTATGAATATGCCAATCCCAGATTTCAAACAACAAATACTTGGATATGGTGGTGCTGCTTCAATGGTACATCCTGCATCTGGATATTTAATTGGTAATGTTTTGAGAAGAGCTCCACTTGTCGCTAAGGCAGTCTCAGAAGCAATTAAAAACAAAAATCTAAGTACATATCATATTGCTAGAAAAGGTTGGGAAACTTTATGGTCAAAAGAATTAATTAGAAAGAAGTCACTTTATCAATTTGGATTAGAAAAACTCATGAGATTTGATGAGCAACTATTGAGAGAATTTTTTGGAAGTTTTTTCCAACTACCTAAAAATCAATGGTATGGTTTTCTAACTGATACTCTTTCCTTAAAAGAGATTGTATATGCGATGTGCGTAATGTTTATAAAGGCTCCATGGAGTGTAAAGAGAGGTCTTATGATTATGCATGGTAGAGAATTTAAAATGTTACTTAGGATAATATTTCCAAACATGTAG
- a CDS encoding mechanosensitive ion channel family protein encodes MKLVTENFLLAISIFFIGVLLSIIISKFSKIFFKKISKRTKTNIDDFVFEVISGIIKPIGFLLSFYFSIDFFFGDELTFISVILNILKLFILIIIIKALNKVLIRSLIESTSKINDLSISSMMSSLTPLIKALTWSIGSIFFLQNVGVQMTAIWALLSAGGIGAGLALKEPVQEFFEYITILLDKPFQKGEFIKSDGVIGMVERVGVRSSRIRSINGEVIIMSNSALTNGIISNYAQMEKRRLVHKLGVVYETSPKLMKLIPIIIEKIVEETSNASFDRCHFTDFGDFSLNFELVYYIPTNNYLAAMEAQQSINLKIIEAFATNNIEFAFPTQTLNIESNKS; translated from the coding sequence ATGAAATTAGTTACTGAAAACTTCCTTCTGGCAATATCTATTTTTTTTATTGGAGTTTTATTGTCAATAATAATTTCTAAATTTTCAAAAATATTTTTTAAAAAGATTTCCAAAAGGACAAAAACAAATATAGATGATTTCGTTTTTGAAGTGATATCTGGAATCATAAAACCTATAGGCTTCTTACTCTCATTTTATTTTTCAATTGACTTTTTTTTTGGGGATGAATTAACTTTTATTTCTGTCATATTGAATATTCTTAAATTATTTATATTGATAATCATCATAAAAGCTCTCAACAAGGTTTTAATAAGATCTTTAATAGAATCGACATCAAAAATTAATGATTTATCAATCAGTTCCATGATGTCTTCACTTACTCCTTTAATAAAAGCATTAACTTGGTCGATTGGTTCAATATTTTTCTTACAGAATGTAGGCGTTCAAATGACTGCTATTTGGGCTTTACTAAGCGCAGGTGGTATTGGAGCGGGTTTAGCATTGAAAGAACCAGTTCAGGAGTTTTTTGAATACATAACAATTTTGCTAGATAAACCTTTTCAAAAAGGTGAGTTTATAAAATCAGATGGAGTGATTGGAATGGTTGAAAGGGTGGGAGTAAGATCCTCAAGGATAAGGAGTATTAATGGAGAAGTAATAATAATGAGCAACAGTGCACTAACAAATGGAATAATTTCAAATTACGCACAAATGGAGAAAAGGAGGTTAGTGCATAAATTAGGAGTTGTTTATGAAACCTCTCCAAAACTTATGAAATTAATTCCAATAATAATTGAAAAAATAGTTGAAGAGACAAGTAATGCATCTTTTGATAGATGTCATTTCACAGATTTTGGCGACTTCAGTCTTAATTTCGAACTTGTCTACTACATCCCAACAAATAATTATCTTGCTGCAATGGAAGCTCAACAATCTATAAATCTAAAAATAATTGAGGCATTCGCAACTAACAATATAGAGTTTGCCTTCCCAACACAAACCTTAAATATTGAAAGTAACAAATCCTAA